Proteins encoded within one genomic window of Synechococcus sp. PCC 7335:
- a CDS encoding TatD family hydrolase: MRLVDTHVHINFDSFDVDRDDVAAAWREAGVAHLVHSCVDPSEFEKIQAIAQRYPEISFAVGLHPLDMDKWSDTTAEEIRYLAQSDARVVAIGEMGLDFFKADDKAIQKAAFVAQLEIAQSLNLPVIIHCREAAEEMAVLLETFFAQKGSVRGVMHCWTGSPEETQRFLNLGFFISFSGIVTFKNSKQVKASAKMVPSDRILVETDCPFLSPVPKRKEKRNQPAFVRHVAEYVAELREIPLATFAQQTTRNAQQLFSLPTELLTP, encoded by the coding sequence ATGCGTCTTGTTGATACCCATGTTCATATCAATTTCGATTCTTTTGATGTTGATAGGGATGATGTAGCCGCAGCTTGGAGAGAGGCAGGAGTTGCTCATCTGGTTCATTCCTGTGTCGATCCAAGTGAGTTTGAGAAGATTCAGGCGATCGCCCAGCGATATCCAGAGATTTCTTTTGCCGTTGGGCTCCATCCATTAGATATGGACAAGTGGAGCGATACAACAGCGGAAGAGATTAGATATCTAGCGCAGTCAGATGCCAGGGTCGTTGCGATTGGTGAAATGGGTCTAGATTTTTTCAAGGCCGATGATAAGGCGATTCAAAAGGCGGCCTTTGTCGCGCAGCTAGAAATTGCGCAGTCTTTGAACTTGCCAGTAATCATTCACTGCAGGGAGGCGGCTGAGGAGATGGCTGTATTGTTGGAAACGTTCTTTGCTCAAAAAGGTAGCGTCAGAGGCGTGATGCACTGCTGGACTGGCAGCCCTGAAGAGACTCAGCGCTTTTTGAACTTAGGCTTTTTTATTAGTTTTAGTGGAATTGTCACGTTCAAAAATTCTAAGCAGGTCAAAGCTTCGGCGAAGATGGTTCCTAGCGATCGCATTTTAGTAGAGACTGATTGTCCCTTCCTCTCGCCTGTTCCTAAGCGTAAAGAAAAACGTAACCAGCCAGCTTTTGTCAGACATGTCGCTGAATATGTCGCAGAGCTAAGAGAAATTCCCCTAGCCACATTCGCTCAGCAAACTACTCGCAATGCCCAACAGCTGTTTTCACTCCCAACCGAGCTATTGACGCCATAG
- the rpsT gene encoding 30S ribosomal protein S20 yields the protein MANTKSAIKRIRVAERNRLRNKAYKSAVKTLTKRYHEALEANASDPTDENSQLVQERMSAVVSKIDKAVKRGVLHKNAGARRKSRLAKALKAAAGSSADTASPSESVA from the coding sequence ATGGCAAATACAAAATCTGCGATTAAACGCATTCGAGTTGCAGAGCGGAATCGTTTGCGCAATAAGGCATACAAATCGGCTGTAAAAACCTTAACTAAGCGATACCACGAGGCACTAGAAGCTAACGCCTCTGACCCTACTGATGAAAATAGCCAGCTGGTGCAAGAAAGAATGTCAGCAGTCGTTAGCAAGATCGACAAAGCGGTTAAGCGCGGTGTGCTTCACAAGAATGCAGGTGCTAGGCGCAAATCACGCTTGGCCAAAGCGTTGAAGGCAGCTGCTGGGTCTTCTGCCGATACAGCTTCTCCTTCTGAAAGTGTTGCCTGA
- the rpoB gene encoding DNA-directed RNA polymerase subunit beta: MTDPTLTTVDSTLTTVDSVAVTPTATNTTPVHLLPDLVEIQRASFRWFLGEGLVEELESFSPITDYTGKLELHFLGKDYRLKAPKYMVDEAKRRDSTYSVQMYVPTRLINKETGDIKEQEVFIGDLPLMTDRGTFIINGAERVIVNQIVRSPGVYYKAETDKHGRRTYTANLIPNRGAWLKFETDKNDLVWVRIDKTRKLSAQVLLKALGLSDGEIFDSLRHPEYFQKTIEKEGQFSEEEALLELYRKLRPGEPPTVNGGQQLLESRFFDPKRYDLGKVGRHKLNRKLRLNIPESTRVLTPQDIVSAIDYLINLEFDIGNPDDIDHLGNRRVRSVGELLQNQVRVGLNRLERIIRERMTVSDADSLTPASLVNPKPLVAAIKEFFGSSQLSQFMDQTNPLAELTHKRRISALGPGGLTRERAGFAVRDIHPSHHGRICPIETPEGPNAGLIGSLATHARVNDFGFIETPFFPVVNGQIVKDKPAVYMTADEEDDLRVAPGDVPIDSDNNILGESVPVRYRQDFTVTSPKEVDYVAVSPVQIISVATSLIPFLEHDDANRALMGSNMQRQAVPLLRPERALVGTGLEAQAARDSGMVTISRTDGVVSYVDANWIKVTDLEGQVHSYELQKYQRSNQDTCLNQRPFVFEGTKVVAGQVMADGSATEGGEIALGQNVLITYMPWEGYNYEDAILLSERLVYEDVYTSIHIEKFEIEARQTKLGPEEITREIPNVGEDALRQLDETGIIRVGAWVSSGDILVGKVTPKGESDQPPEEKLLRAIFGEKARDVRDNSLRVPNGEKGRVVDVRVFTREQGDELPPGANMVVRVYVAQKRKIQVGDKMAGRHGNKGIISRILPVEDMPYLPDGTPIDIVLNPLGVPSRMNVGQVFEALLGWAGQNLDARFKVTPFDEMYGEEASLETTHGKLQEARNQTGKDWVFNPDNPGKIQLYDGRTGEPFDQEVTVGQSYMLKLVHLVDDKIHARSTGPYSLVTQQPLGGKAQQGGQRFGEMEVWALEAFGAAYTLQELLTVKSDDMQGRNEALNAIVKGKAIPRPGTPESFKVLMRELQSLCLDIAVHKLETQEDGTSRDSEVDLMADVGNRRTPSRPTYESISREEPAGTAGVAGAAIAPLGSSVETNSPITPLENQPPQPF, from the coding sequence ATGACTGACCCTACTCTGACCACTGTTGATTCTACGCTTACCACTGTTGATTCTGTTGCTGTCACTCCCACTGCTACTAATACAACGCCAGTCCATCTCTTACCTGACCTTGTCGAAATTCAAAGAGCTAGCTTTCGGTGGTTCTTAGGCGAAGGGCTAGTCGAAGAGCTAGAAAGCTTTTCTCCTATTACTGACTACACTGGCAAGCTAGAGCTTCACTTTTTGGGTAAAGACTATCGACTCAAGGCTCCAAAATACATGGTGGATGAGGCCAAACGTCGCGACAGTACCTATTCGGTGCAGATGTACGTGCCTACTCGCCTAATTAACAAGGAGACAGGTGATATTAAGGAGCAAGAAGTTTTCATTGGTGACCTGCCACTGATGACTGATCGCGGTACGTTTATCATCAACGGTGCGGAGCGAGTCATTGTCAATCAAATCGTCCGCAGCCCTGGTGTCTATTATAAAGCTGAGACAGATAAACACGGTCGGCGTACTTATACAGCTAACTTGATTCCTAACAGAGGAGCTTGGCTGAAGTTTGAGACAGACAAGAACGATTTGGTTTGGGTGCGCATTGATAAGACACGCAAGCTCTCAGCGCAGGTCTTACTAAAGGCATTAGGTCTTAGCGATGGCGAAATTTTTGACTCGCTGCGCCACCCTGAGTACTTCCAGAAGACGATTGAAAAGGAAGGTCAGTTCAGCGAAGAAGAAGCGCTACTAGAGCTGTATCGCAAGCTGCGCCCAGGCGAACCGCCTACGGTTAATGGAGGACAGCAGCTATTAGAGTCGCGCTTCTTTGATCCCAAACGTTATGACCTTGGCAAAGTGGGTCGTCATAAGCTCAACCGCAAACTGCGTCTAAATATCCCTGAATCAACCAGGGTACTCACGCCTCAAGACATCGTCTCCGCAATTGACTACTTGATCAATCTAGAGTTTGACATTGGTAATCCTGACGATATTGACCATTTGGGGAACCGCCGAGTCCGCTCTGTCGGTGAGCTTTTGCAAAACCAGGTTCGCGTTGGTCTTAATAGATTAGAGCGGATTATTCGTGAGCGCATGACGGTTTCTGATGCTGATTCGTTGACTCCAGCATCTTTGGTTAACCCCAAACCCCTAGTTGCCGCCATTAAAGAGTTTTTTGGCTCTAGTCAGCTCTCTCAGTTCATGGATCAGACTAACCCGCTAGCTGAACTGACTCACAAACGCAGAATTAGTGCGCTTGGTCCGGGTGGCCTTACTCGCGAACGCGCAGGTTTTGCTGTTCGAGATATCCATCCTTCCCACCACGGCCGGATCTGTCCAATTGAAACACCTGAAGGTCCAAACGCAGGCTTAATTGGCTCGCTCGCAACTCATGCTCGGGTGAACGACTTTGGCTTCATTGAAACCCCGTTTTTCCCAGTGGTAAACGGTCAAATCGTCAAAGACAAGCCGGCTGTCTATATGACCGCTGACGAGGAAGATGATCTACGTGTGGCCCCTGGTGATGTTCCGATCGACTCGGATAATAATATCTTGGGTGAATCTGTTCCTGTCCGGTATCGTCAGGACTTTACAGTCACCTCGCCGAAAGAGGTTGATTATGTAGCGGTTTCGCCAGTACAGATCATTTCGGTTGCAACTTCTTTAATTCCTTTCCTAGAGCACGACGATGCTAACCGAGCGCTGATGGGCTCAAACATGCAGCGTCAGGCAGTTCCTTTGCTACGACCTGAGCGAGCCTTGGTGGGTACCGGACTAGAAGCTCAAGCCGCGCGCGACTCTGGCATGGTGACTATTAGCCGTACTGATGGTGTTGTCAGCTACGTTGATGCTAACTGGATAAAAGTTACCGATCTAGAAGGTCAGGTTCATTCCTACGAATTGCAGAAGTATCAACGCTCAAATCAAGATACTTGTTTGAATCAACGTCCCTTTGTTTTTGAAGGCACTAAAGTCGTTGCTGGTCAGGTGATGGCTGATGGCTCTGCGACTGAGGGTGGTGAAATCGCTCTAGGTCAGAACGTGCTGATTACCTATATGCCATGGGAGGGCTATAACTACGAGGATGCCATTCTACTGAGCGAGCGTCTCGTCTACGAAGACGTTTATACCTCTATTCATATTGAAAAATTTGAGATTGAGGCGCGTCAAACCAAGCTAGGGCCTGAAGAAATTACCCGTGAAATTCCAAACGTTGGTGAAGATGCGCTGCGTCAGCTAGACGAGACTGGCATCATTCGTGTAGGAGCGTGGGTGAGTTCTGGCGATATCCTAGTAGGTAAAGTTACGCCTAAAGGTGAATCGGATCAGCCGCCGGAAGAGAAGCTGCTGAGAGCTATCTTTGGTGAAAAAGCTAGAGACGTTCGTGATAACTCTTTGCGTGTACCCAACGGTGAGAAAGGTCGCGTTGTCGATGTTCGGGTCTTTACTCGCGAGCAGGGCGACGAGCTTCCTCCTGGGGCGAACATGGTAGTGCGGGTTTATGTGGCTCAAAAGCGTAAAATTCAAGTTGGGGATAAGATGGCGGGCCGCCATGGCAATAAGGGAATTATCTCCCGAATTCTGCCGGTGGAAGATATGCCTTATTTGCCTGATGGAACGCCAATTGACATTGTGCTCAATCCGCTAGGTGTACCGTCTCGGATGAATGTAGGGCAGGTATTCGAAGCGTTGCTTGGTTGGGCAGGGCAAAACCTAGATGCTCGGTTTAAGGTGACGCCGTTTGATGAGATGTATGGCGAAGAAGCTTCGTTGGAAACTACTCATGGCAAGCTTCAAGAAGCGCGTAACCAAACTGGTAAAGACTGGGTATTCAACCCTGATAATCCTGGCAAAATTCAGCTGTATGATGGTCGTACGGGTGAGCCTTTTGACCAAGAGGTCACTGTCGGTCAGTCGTACATGCTGAAGCTAGTTCACCTGGTTGATGATAAAATTCACGCCCGCTCTACAGGCCCTTACTCGCTGGTAACCCAGCAGCCGTTAGGTGGAAAAGCCCAGCAAGGCGGTCAGCGATTTGGTGAAATGGAGGTATGGGCACTAGAGGCGTTTGGTGCGGCCTATACGCTTCAAGAGCTGCTGACGGTGAAATCTGATGATATGCAAGGGCGGAATGAAGCGTTAAATGCGATCGTCAAGGGCAAGGCAATTCCTAGACCAGGCACGCCCGAATCATTCAAGGTATTGATGCGAGAGCTACAGTCGCTATGCCTAGATATTGCGGTTCACAAGCTAGAGACACAAGAAGACGGGACTAGCCGCGATAGCGAGGTGGATTTGATGGCAGATGTAGGTAATCGTCGGACACCGTCTCGTCCTACTTACGAGTCGATATCTAGAGAGGAACCGGCCGGAACCGCTGGTGTTGCTGGAGCTGCGATCGCGCCTCTCGGTTCTAGCGTTGAAACCAACTCTCCGATCACGCCTCTAGAAAACCAACCACCGCAGCCATTTTAA
- a CDS encoding zinc-binding dehydrogenase, whose product MKQVVVRRFGGIETMDVVSVDTLRPAVGEVVIRLTSVGLNQADLMARRGEYRLSSGEPPFTPGIEGGGVITAVGEGVSDRTVGQRVTLTVGAVAKKGTYRSEFLAAAAETILVPEGVDDELLGALWLPFLTAWGALVWRQAVQPEQIVMLPAASSSVAIAASQIAKQLGCRTIGTTTSPDKVDTLQSLEAAQYDHIVVTRQSKSEKPWWRSIKQITQGRGVDVIFDPVAAGEFLNTEIRLLAPGGTIWVYGLLGTPDTVDISPLIRKDAAIRGWLLNSIVGTSAENEGYQHILKQVAAGHYTLPIAGRFPLEDVREAHTELEAGGHIGKYILQPGG is encoded by the coding sequence ATGAAGCAGGTAGTTGTCCGTAGGTTTGGTGGTATAGAAACGATGGACGTAGTATCAGTAGATACACTGAGACCAGCGGTAGGTGAGGTGGTGATTCGACTGACAAGCGTAGGGCTAAACCAGGCGGACTTGATGGCACGGCGGGGTGAGTATCGACTCAGTTCAGGGGAACCGCCTTTTACGCCGGGAATCGAAGGCGGCGGTGTGATTACCGCAGTTGGAGAAGGGGTGAGTGATCGCACAGTAGGGCAGCGTGTGACCTTAACGGTGGGCGCAGTCGCGAAGAAAGGAACGTATCGGTCAGAGTTTCTAGCCGCGGCAGCGGAAACAATCCTTGTTCCAGAAGGCGTTGACGATGAACTATTAGGTGCGTTGTGGCTCCCATTTCTGACCGCTTGGGGAGCGTTGGTGTGGCGACAGGCCGTGCAGCCAGAGCAGATAGTGATGCTACCTGCAGCGAGTAGTAGCGTGGCGATCGCCGCTAGCCAAATTGCCAAACAGTTGGGTTGTCGTACGATTGGCACCACAACTAGTCCAGATAAAGTAGACACCCTGCAGTCTTTAGAAGCGGCTCAGTACGACCATATTGTGGTTACAAGGCAATCTAAAAGTGAAAAGCCCTGGTGGCGTAGCATCAAACAGATTACGCAGGGTAGAGGTGTCGATGTGATCTTCGATCCAGTCGCGGCAGGAGAATTTTTAAACACTGAAATTCGGTTGCTAGCTCCCGGTGGCACCATTTGGGTCTATGGTTTGCTCGGCACGCCCGATACTGTAGATATCTCGCCACTTATTCGTAAAGATGCTGCCATTCGAGGCTGGCTGCTGAATTCTATTGTTGGAACTTCGGCCGAGAATGAGGGCTATCAGCATATTCTCAAGCAGGTAGCAGCAGGTCACTATACGCTGCCAATTGCAGGTAGATTTCCATTAGAAGACGTGCGTGAAGCTCATACTGAGCTAGAAGCTGGTGGGCATATTGGAAAATATATTCTGCAGCCAGGTGGTTAG
- the hisD gene encoding histidinol dehydrogenase, producing MLRIINQLGDAKAELQRICDRTHDAEVAEAEATVKEIVEAVAKTGDEALLHYTEKFDGQQLTTATLKVDGARLDAAYQQISQDLLQAIRKACTNIEKFHQQRLPKSWVSFEDNGIVLGKRYAPVEKAGIYVPGGRASYPSTVMMNAIPARVAGVKRVVMVTPIGKEGVISPAVLVAAQEAGVEEIYQVGGAQAIAALAYGTHTVPSVDVITGPGNLYVTLAKKQVYGKVGIDSLAGPSEVLVIADSSANPVHVAADLLAQAEHDPMAAAVLITTDSTLAQGVADEVERQLAQHPRQTLTEKAIAHYGAAIVVDTLETAAKLSDLFAPEHLELEIEDPWDLLPLINQAGAIFLGHDTPEAVGDYLAGPNHTLPTSGAARYASPLSTETFMKHTSLVQYSRSALKEVAADIDVLTRAEGLPSHGDSVRLRVDES from the coding sequence ATGCTGCGAATTATCAACCAGCTAGGTGATGCTAAAGCGGAACTTCAGCGTATTTGCGATCGCACCCATGATGCAGAGGTCGCGGAAGCGGAAGCCACGGTCAAAGAAATCGTGGAGGCCGTAGCGAAAACTGGAGACGAAGCGCTACTACACTATACCGAGAAGTTTGATGGCCAGCAGCTGACGACTGCGACATTGAAAGTGGATGGTGCCAGGCTAGATGCGGCCTATCAGCAAATTTCCCAAGATCTCTTGCAGGCGATTCGCAAGGCCTGCACTAACATCGAGAAGTTTCATCAACAGCGTCTGCCCAAAAGCTGGGTAAGCTTCGAAGACAACGGGATCGTGCTTGGTAAGCGCTATGCCCCAGTAGAAAAGGCAGGAATCTATGTACCGGGGGGGCGAGCTAGCTACCCAAGTACGGTAATGATGAATGCGATTCCGGCGCGAGTAGCTGGCGTGAAGCGGGTAGTGATGGTAACCCCAATTGGCAAAGAGGGCGTAATTAGCCCGGCGGTGCTAGTAGCAGCCCAAGAAGCAGGTGTAGAAGAAATTTATCAGGTGGGAGGGGCGCAGGCGATCGCGGCTCTTGCCTACGGGACTCATACTGTTCCATCTGTGGATGTGATTACCGGACCTGGCAACCTATACGTTACGCTAGCGAAAAAGCAGGTGTACGGGAAGGTGGGGATCGATTCGCTAGCAGGCCCGTCTGAGGTACTTGTAATTGCAGATAGCAGTGCGAATCCAGTACACGTAGCAGCTGATCTATTAGCACAAGCAGAGCACGATCCGATGGCCGCAGCGGTGTTAATTACGACCGATAGCACGCTCGCCCAGGGCGTTGCTGATGAAGTTGAGCGGCAGCTAGCTCAGCATCCAAGGCAGACATTGACCGAAAAGGCGATCGCTCACTATGGCGCTGCGATTGTTGTCGATACGCTAGAGACCGCTGCTAAGCTATCAGACCTTTTCGCACCGGAACACCTTGAGCTAGAGATAGAAGATCCGTGGGATTTACTACCCCTAATCAATCAGGCGGGGGCAATCTTTCTTGGGCATGATACGCCGGAGGCTGTCGGTGACTATTTAGCGGGTCCTAACCACACTCTGCCAACATCAGGCGCAGCTCGCTATGCCTCACCCCTAAGTACTGAGACATTTATGAAGCACACTAGCTTAGTTCAGTACAGTCGTAGCGCCCTGAAGGAAGTAGCCGCAGATATCGATGTGTTAACTCGCGCTGAAGGATTACCTTCCCACGGCGATTCGGTACGACTCCGAGTAGATGAATCGTAG
- a CDS encoding AAA family ATPase, with protein sequence MQILSVALTNFKTHKEQQFDFQLGTNAICGENGAGKTSILEAIAWVLFNYQGSYKKEDLIRNGASSAQVRVVFISSRDSRTYEVQRSTTHGYTLYDPQLAEKLPYTRIKDEVLPWLRQNLGVAPGTDLGQLFANTIGVPQGTFTADFLLSTEKRKPIFDIILKVEEYQETYRQSNGLRRYAESQVQRLKDLIEQYEDSLKSWDELKNRQQQLQSEITQGESYLERLEVKRTALFEQRQQLIDQAEEIQQLRQQQQQLNNQIKSQEQTQERIVSSLTQAQQSANICQEQQSTYEAFIAIEQQIEKLTEEGKARQQLDQQQHTIEQSLSQSQQELSRLEVKLEQFSAAREELASLAAVISAQSKLEAQRDTLQQQQQKFASVRLQCKALKQQQENILREVAEVESEIGRLNRLKEKQGDIEQWEQQLTRTREQLSRLTAAQQFEQEIRTMLDRGKSSQDEYRHQVAAALKTLDSWAQHIDELSVEAIAPVKDALFQGGLLSKGTLDRIKSILNDLTQQTDKRQLEKQSKTLQSWITQAYKQRAELVSLPTQESKRVQLSARQEQIAQQLSQLTQLLTTEETIGCSLTQVEEQLRRLDNPKGKQQLIERNLERQDAVDQQYKTLNATRVAQVQQLETVTAKLKAFARLDEQLQAQQQLRQTHQAGYLLYLQNQQAAQQAASLQLESEALALACQQSQSQKAQVDKQLAVLTKDFDPNAFTIVDKQYMDVNSQADRLRGSLPQLKQRLIELTGQIDRLKATAEKRDQAQKEIKERDRLKRFINYARKVYKEAGPRITERYVQSISREADRLFRELLGRTNVALAWSADYEITVQEGAHTRRFINLSGGEQMCAALAVRLALLKVLADIDVAFFDEPTTNMDRARRASLAEAITRIKSFKQLFVISHDDTFEHVTETVITVERDPD encoded by the coding sequence ATGCAGATCCTTTCGGTTGCGCTCACAAACTTCAAAACACACAAAGAACAGCAGTTTGATTTCCAGCTAGGTACAAACGCTATCTGCGGGGAAAACGGCGCTGGCAAAACCAGCATCCTAGAGGCGATCGCCTGGGTACTGTTCAACTATCAAGGCAGCTATAAGAAAGAAGATCTCATTCGAAACGGAGCTAGCAGCGCCCAGGTCAGGGTCGTCTTCATCTCTAGTCGTGATAGTCGAACCTACGAAGTTCAGCGCTCTACAACGCATGGCTACACTCTTTATGATCCTCAGCTTGCTGAAAAACTTCCCTACACCCGTATCAAAGACGAAGTTTTGCCCTGGCTTAGACAGAACTTAGGCGTCGCCCCCGGCACCGATTTAGGACAGCTGTTTGCAAATACCATCGGTGTTCCTCAAGGTACGTTTACTGCTGATTTCCTATTATCAACCGAGAAGCGAAAGCCGATTTTTGACATCATCTTGAAAGTAGAAGAATACCAGGAGACCTATCGTCAGAGTAACGGTTTAAGAAGATATGCGGAATCGCAGGTACAAAGGCTAAAAGATCTCATTGAACAATACGAAGATTCGTTGAAAAGCTGGGATGAACTCAAAAATAGACAGCAGCAGCTTCAATCAGAAATCACTCAGGGAGAAAGCTATCTAGAAAGACTAGAAGTAAAGCGAACTGCTCTCTTCGAGCAGCGTCAGCAGCTAATTGATCAGGCTGAGGAAATTCAGCAACTGCGTCAGCAGCAGCAGCAGCTCAACAATCAAATAAAAAGCCAGGAACAGACTCAAGAGCGAATAGTCAGTTCTCTAACTCAGGCGCAGCAATCTGCCAATATCTGTCAGGAACAACAGTCTACTTATGAGGCGTTTATCGCGATAGAACAACAGATTGAAAAACTGACTGAGGAAGGAAAAGCTAGGCAGCAACTCGATCAGCAGCAACATACTATCGAGCAGTCTTTATCACAAAGCCAGCAGGAACTCTCTCGGTTAGAAGTAAAATTAGAACAGTTTTCTGCTGCGAGAGAAGAGTTAGCCTCCTTAGCGGCTGTGATTAGCGCTCAATCAAAGCTGGAAGCTCAGCGAGATACTCTACAGCAACAGCAACAGAAATTTGCAAGCGTGCGCTTACAGTGTAAAGCACTAAAGCAGCAGCAGGAGAATATCCTGCGAGAAGTCGCTGAAGTAGAAAGCGAGATAGGTCGTCTGAACCGGTTGAAGGAGAAGCAGGGGGATATCGAGCAGTGGGAGCAGCAGCTAACGCGGACTCGAGAGCAGCTCAGCCGGTTAACAGCCGCGCAACAATTTGAGCAAGAGATCCGAACAATGCTAGATCGAGGAAAATCTAGCCAAGACGAATATCGCCATCAGGTAGCCGCCGCATTAAAGACTTTGGATAGCTGGGCGCAGCATATTGATGAATTAAGCGTGGAGGCGATCGCTCCAGTCAAAGACGCACTATTTCAAGGGGGCCTTTTGTCTAAAGGAACACTTGATCGCATAAAGAGTATTTTGAATGATCTCACTCAGCAAACTGATAAGAGACAATTGGAGAAGCAAAGTAAGACGCTACAGTCTTGGATAACACAAGCCTACAAACAGCGCGCTGAACTAGTAAGCCTACCCACTCAAGAATCTAAAAGAGTTCAGCTGAGCGCACGGCAAGAACAGATTGCTCAGCAGTTAAGCCAATTGACACAGCTGCTGACTACAGAGGAAACGATTGGTTGCTCGCTAACGCAAGTAGAAGAACAGCTCAGGCGTTTAGACAATCCTAAGGGCAAGCAGCAGCTAATTGAGCGAAACTTAGAACGGCAGGATGCGGTAGATCAGCAGTACAAAACGCTAAACGCCACTCGCGTGGCCCAGGTGCAGCAGCTAGAGACAGTTACCGCTAAGCTGAAAGCGTTTGCTCGCTTAGACGAACAGCTTCAAGCACAGCAGCAGCTCCGACAAACCCATCAGGCGGGATATCTACTGTATTTACAAAATCAACAGGCGGCTCAGCAAGCAGCTTCTCTACAGCTCGAAAGTGAGGCCTTAGCGCTAGCTTGCCAGCAGAGTCAGTCGCAAAAGGCACAGGTAGACAAGCAACTAGCTGTGCTTACAAAAGACTTCGATCCGAACGCTTTCACAATCGTTGATAAACAATACATGGACGTGAATTCTCAAGCCGATCGACTACGCGGTAGCTTGCCTCAGCTTAAGCAGCGGCTGATAGAACTCACTGGTCAGATCGACCGACTAAAGGCAACCGCAGAAAAACGTGATCAAGCTCAGAAAGAGATCAAAGAGCGCGATCGCCTCAAACGGTTCATCAACTACGCTCGTAAAGTTTATAAGGAAGCAGGACCAAGGATTACTGAACGCTATGTACAAAGTATCTCTAGAGAAGCTGACCGCCTGTTTCGTGAGCTGCTAGGCCGGACAAACGTAGCCTTAGCTTGGAGCGCCGACTATGAAATTACGGTACAAGAAGGGGCACATACGCGGCGATTTATTAATCTATCGGGCGGTGAGCAAATGTGTGCAGCGCTAGCGGTTCGACTCGCACTGCTAAAGGTGCTAGCTGATATTGACGTAGCTTTCTTCGATGAGCCAACAACCAATATGGATCGAGCTAGACGCGCTAGCTTAGCTGAGGCGATCACCCGGATCAAATCGTTTAAGCAGCTATTTGTGATCAGCCACGATGATACTTTCGAGCATGTGACTGAAACAGTGATTACCGTCGAAAGAGACCCCGACTAA